A genomic stretch from Bosea sp. F3-2 includes:
- a CDS encoding Spy/CpxP family protein refolding chaperone produces MGQMMQGQMMGRGMMQGQGMPGGMMSRGKMGRFSAEDMSAFIDAYVAAIHAGLKLSADQEKLWPPVETAIRNLATLHLGHMQAMRQPRGMAASDPVGLLRAMADRMSQGADAMRKLADAASPLYATLDEAQKRRLQVLVRMGGRDMMGQGMMGRGVMGRGVMGPGRAMMPGGSGDDDDAYEDNR; encoded by the coding sequence ATGGGTCAGATGATGCAGGGCCAGATGATGGGCCGGGGCATGATGCAGGGCCAAGGCATGCCCGGTGGCATGATGAGCAGAGGGAAGATGGGCCGATTCTCGGCCGAGGACATGAGCGCCTTCATCGATGCCTATGTCGCCGCAATCCATGCCGGGCTGAAGCTGTCCGCCGACCAGGAGAAGCTTTGGCCCCCCGTCGAAACTGCGATCCGCAACTTGGCCACGCTACATCTCGGCCATATGCAGGCCATGCGCCAGCCCCGCGGGATGGCAGCGAGCGATCCGGTGGGTCTGCTCCGCGCTATGGCCGACCGCATGAGCCAGGGAGCGGACGCCATGCGCAAGCTCGCGGACGCCGCGTCGCCGCTCTATGCGACGCTCGACGAGGCTCAGAAGCGGCGGCTGCAAGTGCTCGTCCGGATGGGCGGCCGCGACATGATGGGGCAAGGTATGATGGGCCGGGGAGTGATGGGCCGGGGGGTGATGGGGCCCGGCCGCGCCATGATGCCCGGCGGATCCGGGGACGATGACGACGCCTACGAGGACAACCGCTGA
- a CDS encoding Hsp20/alpha crystallin family protein, translated as MANAPASQISMDLGEVAENSTTCSLAKAIGAISCLDPLTRCPSAFRAGVFDFSQSGRDRCVFESFIIPGWPDAVRRASIERRKRDDPRSDAARHLSQEAIMAEPATRLPIKGETHEPGSPQSELAGFDRFWSEMDRLFDNFGFRSGRRPLAAPLSFDLSLPRFERWGSVPAVDVSKTDELYNITAELPGIAPADVQVKLSDGLLTISGEKKSEKERMDEDAYVSERRYGSFFRSFRLPDDIVADKIEARYANGILSITVPRRAKAQPKEDIIPVKAA; from the coding sequence ATGGCCAATGCGCCGGCAAGTCAAATCTCGATGGATCTCGGTGAGGTGGCCGAGAATTCGACGACCTGCTCCCTTGCGAAAGCGATCGGGGCGATATCATGCCTAGACCCGCTAACCCGGTGTCCTTCAGCTTTCCGAGCCGGCGTTTTTGATTTTTCTCAAAGCGGCAGAGATCGATGCGTGTTTGAATCGTTCATCATCCCCGGCTGGCCGGATGCCGTGCGCCGGGCTTCGATCGAGCGGCGCAAGCGCGACGATCCGCGGAGTGATGCCGCCCGCCATCTCTCACAGGAGGCGATCATGGCAGAACCAGCAACCAGGCTCCCGATCAAAGGTGAAACGCACGAGCCTGGCTCCCCTCAATCCGAATTGGCCGGCTTCGATCGCTTCTGGAGCGAGATGGATCGATTGTTCGACAATTTCGGCTTCCGCTCTGGCCGGCGGCCCCTTGCAGCTCCGCTGTCCTTCGATTTGTCTCTGCCCCGCTTCGAACGCTGGGGAAGCGTCCCTGCCGTCGACGTTTCCAAGACGGACGAACTCTACAACATCACGGCGGAGCTTCCAGGGATCGCGCCGGCTGATGTGCAGGTCAAACTATCGGACGGGCTCTTGACGATCAGTGGAGAAAAGAAGAGCGAAAAGGAGCGCATGGACGAGGATGCCTATGTCTCTGAGCGGCGCTACGGCTCGTTCTTTCGCTCGTTCCGGCTGCCGGATGATATCGTCGCGGACAAGATCGAAGCTCGGTACGCCAATGGCATTCTGAGCATCACCGTACCGCGGCGGGCGAAGGCTCAGCCAAAGGAAGACATTATCCCGGTCAAAGCGGCCTGA
- a CDS encoding NUDIX domain-containing protein yields the protein MASCSVGILMYRLAEEGAEVLLVHPGGPFWRRKDLGVWSIPKGEPQPGETAQETARREFAEELGAVPSGPLVPLGRIRQRAGKVVEAFALRGELEAEKARCSSEAELEWPRGSGHIRRFPEIDQAAWFSLPEARLRILAAQGELLERLEKKLADESA from the coding sequence ATGGCTTCCTGCAGTGTCGGCATTTTGATGTATCGCCTTGCGGAAGAAGGAGCCGAAGTCCTTCTCGTCCATCCGGGCGGCCCGTTCTGGCGGCGCAAGGATCTCGGCGTCTGGTCCATCCCCAAGGGCGAGCCGCAGCCGGGCGAGACCGCGCAGGAAACCGCGCGACGGGAGTTCGCAGAAGAACTGGGAGCTGTACCGTCAGGCCCTCTTGTACCGCTCGGGCGCATTCGGCAACGGGCGGGGAAGGTCGTCGAAGCCTTTGCGCTGAGGGGCGAACTGGAAGCGGAAAAGGCTCGCTGCAGCAGCGAGGCTGAGCTCGAATGGCCGCGCGGTAGCGGTCATATCCGCCGCTTTCCCGAGATCGACCAGGCGGCGTGGTTTTCGCTTCCGGAGGCCCGACTGCGCATCCTGGCGGCGCAAGGCGAACTTCTTGAACGTCTTGAGAAAAAGCTGGCCGACGAAAGCGCGTGA